A part of Haloarchaeobius sp. HME9146 genomic DNA contains:
- a CDS encoding DUF3179 domain-containing protein, translated as MGEKHTRRAMLAATGGGLAALAGCLGSGGGNTASVGGGGGGGGPDTTAADTGSDPTTGGGSPGTAVPLADERFTVEYDYATLNDWVRSGGPPKDGIPSIDEPKFEAASKVGSRVRPGDPVFGVELNGETKAYPQSILVWHEIVNDTFGNENVAVSYCPLTGTAIGYLRGDTEFGVSGNLLNSNLVMYDRETDSRWPQVMGTAISGGYRDHSLQHVRVTWTTWDKWKAIHPDTTLLTEDTGYIRDYGRDPYGTYNPKAGYYKTDGMLFEPEKQDGRHAPKMVVIGARTGSGAFAASKIHLSQERVVTGMAGDVPVVAVYEPDLDTGYVYRADSEVVADGEQYEVDGETYTGDALPLESIPAFDAMWFAWFAFYPSTEIYV; from the coding sequence ATGGGAGAGAAACACACGCGCCGAGCGATGCTCGCCGCGACCGGTGGTGGCCTTGCCGCCCTCGCCGGATGTCTCGGTTCAGGTGGTGGGAACACCGCCTCGGTCGGTGGCGGTGGTGGTGGCGGCGGACCCGACACGACGGCCGCCGACACCGGAAGCGACCCCACGACCGGCGGCGGCAGCCCCGGAACCGCCGTTCCGCTGGCTGACGAGCGGTTCACCGTCGAGTACGACTACGCGACGCTGAACGACTGGGTCCGTTCGGGCGGACCACCAAAGGACGGCATCCCCTCCATCGACGAGCCCAAATTCGAGGCCGCATCGAAGGTCGGCTCGCGGGTCCGGCCGGGCGACCCCGTCTTCGGTGTCGAACTGAACGGCGAGACCAAGGCGTACCCCCAGTCCATCCTGGTCTGGCACGAGATCGTCAACGATACTTTCGGTAACGAGAACGTCGCCGTCTCGTACTGTCCGCTGACCGGGACGGCCATCGGCTACCTGCGTGGCGACACGGAGTTCGGTGTCTCCGGTAACCTGCTCAACTCCAACCTGGTGATGTACGACCGCGAGACCGACAGCCGGTGGCCACAGGTGATGGGCACGGCCATCTCGGGCGGCTACCGGGACCACAGCCTCCAGCACGTCCGGGTCACCTGGACCACCTGGGACAAGTGGAAGGCAATCCACCCCGACACGACACTCCTCACCGAGGACACCGGCTACATCCGGGACTACGGGCGTGACCCCTACGGGACGTACAACCCGAAAGCGGGCTACTACAAGACCGACGGGATGCTGTTCGAGCCCGAGAAACAGGACGGCCGCCACGCCCCGAAGATGGTCGTCATCGGCGCGCGGACCGGCAGCGGTGCCTTCGCCGCCTCGAAGATACACCTCAGCCAGGAGCGCGTCGTGACCGGCATGGCCGGCGACGTGCCCGTCGTCGCGGTGTACGAACCCGACCTGGACACGGGCTACGTCTACCGGGCCGACAGCGAGGTCGTCGCCGATGGCGAGCAGTACGAGGTCGACGGCGAGACCTACACGGGCGACGCCCTCCCGCTCGAGTCGATTCCGGCGTTCGACGCGATGTGGTTCGCCTGGTTCGCGTTCTACCCCTCGACCGAGATCTATGTCTGA
- a CDS encoding VOC family protein yields the protein MTDDRPVKELGELALRVENLDEMTEFYRDVVGLEVLRRFDDCTFFRLREGYGGHTQIVALFDRAGGDEYVPPDPARTTVDHFAFTIDLADFETERDRLESLGIELDFATHEWVSWRSLYFSDPEENRVEFVCYDESVGE from the coding sequence ATGACAGACGACAGACCGGTGAAGGAGCTCGGTGAACTGGCCCTGCGCGTGGAGAACCTCGACGAGATGACCGAATTCTACCGCGACGTTGTCGGCCTGGAGGTGCTCCGACGCTTCGACGACTGCACCTTCTTCCGCCTGCGCGAGGGCTACGGCGGCCACACCCAGATCGTCGCGCTCTTCGACCGCGCAGGTGGCGACGAGTACGTCCCACCGGACCCGGCACGCACGACGGTCGACCACTTCGCGTTCACCATCGATCTCGCGGACTTCGAGACCGAACGCGACCGGCTCGAATCACTGGGTATCGAGCTCGACTTCGCCACCCACGAGTGGGTGTCGTGGCGGTCGCTCTACTTCTCAGACCCCGAAGAAAACCGTGTCGAGTTCGTCTGTTACGACGAGTCGGTCGGCGAGTGA
- a CDS encoding NUDIX domain-containing protein produces MPPTRYNADEVTRRIERLQETYEEVHVSRRRDDPMDEFDELRGYAEEGYIGGAYAWVVRRPEQAHDLTESMPDDAFGDQERVLLGMGRGSNHWGPSGGGLEGFDPDEPGSGETYEDAAVREVEEETGVECEVHGPVTVDRVVVANPEGEDEVHLAYVIFGGRYTGGSIDVQPGELNGAAWFAALPDEIHPNVEFWPEYWEARRDDS; encoded by the coding sequence ATGCCGCCCACACGATACAACGCCGACGAGGTGACACGCCGCATCGAGCGACTGCAGGAGACGTACGAGGAGGTGCACGTGAGCCGCAGGCGCGACGACCCGATGGACGAGTTCGACGAGCTCCGCGGGTACGCCGAGGAGGGCTACATCGGTGGCGCCTACGCCTGGGTCGTCCGGAGACCCGAGCAGGCACACGACCTCACCGAGTCGATGCCCGACGACGCCTTCGGGGACCAGGAGCGCGTGTTGCTCGGGATGGGTCGCGGGTCGAACCATTGGGGACCGTCCGGTGGGGGTCTGGAGGGATTCGACCCCGACGAGCCGGGCAGCGGTGAGACATACGAGGACGCCGCGGTTCGCGAGGTCGAGGAAGAGACGGGGGTCGAGTGCGAGGTCCACGGCCCGGTGACGGTCGACCGAGTGGTCGTCGCGAATCCCGAGGGAGAGGACGAGGTCCACCTCGCCTACGTCATCTTCGGCGGTCGGTACACCGGCGGCAGCATCGACGTCCAGCCGGGCGAACTCAACGGCGCGGCGTGGTTCGCTGCCCTCCCCGACGAGATCCACCCGAACGTCGAGTTCTGGCCGGAGTACTGGGAGGCCAGGCGAGACGACTCGTGA
- a CDS encoding NUDIX domain-containing protein: MPPARYNANEVARRVGRLTDEYDDVTVVTEREEPQDQFDELRQHAEEGYLGGAYCWTVRSGSGSDGRDRQQNEDCEDARKERKRVLLGMGCERDSWCPPGGGVDGYDPAQPGSGERFEETARRTVREETGIECEPTECVFVHWAVVGDPNSDDEVHLAYVVFDAEYRDGSVAIEPEQLNGAAWFAELPPNLHYFAQRRADQWPV; the protein is encoded by the coding sequence ATGCCGCCCGCCCGCTACAACGCGAACGAGGTCGCCAGACGTGTCGGTCGTCTCACGGACGAGTACGACGACGTGACCGTCGTCACCGAACGGGAGGAGCCACAGGACCAGTTCGACGAGCTCCGCCAGCACGCCGAGGAGGGGTATCTCGGGGGTGCCTACTGCTGGACGGTCCGGTCCGGTAGCGGTTCGGACGGTCGAGACCGGCAACAGAACGAGGACTGCGAGGACGCCAGGAAGGAACGAAAGCGCGTCCTGCTCGGGATGGGCTGCGAGCGCGACAGCTGGTGTCCCCCCGGTGGTGGAGTGGACGGGTACGACCCGGCCCAGCCCGGCAGTGGCGAACGCTTCGAAGAGACCGCGCGCCGGACGGTTCGCGAAGAGACCGGTATCGAGTGCGAGCCCACCGAGTGCGTGTTCGTCCACTGGGCCGTCGTCGGGGACCCGAACAGCGACGACGAGGTGCACCTCGCCTACGTCGTCTTCGACGCCGAGTACCGCGACGGGAGCGTCGCCATCGAACCCGAACAGCTCAACGGCGCGGCGTGGTTCGCCGAGTTGCCGCCGAACCTCCACTACTTCGCCCAGCGGCGGGCCGACCAGTGGCCGGTCTGA
- a CDS encoding NUDIX domain-containing protein: MTTFSRDWDDCPVNTETFAVDADRFASARREAKRGILGGGRVLVENETGLLFCRVKDDFDGWDVVGGSCEPDDGSLEATARREADEEVGLDVTITDLLAINRFSLEHDGETVTGEWAIFAGTTRESSLDVQTEELHEARWFESPPEHVNRHLEPALAQFSRRRR; the protein is encoded by the coding sequence GTGACGACCTTCTCGCGCGACTGGGACGACTGCCCGGTCAACACGGAGACCTTCGCGGTCGACGCGGACCGGTTCGCGTCGGCCAGGCGAGAGGCAAAGCGCGGCATCCTCGGCGGCGGTCGCGTCCTCGTTGAAAACGAAACCGGCCTGCTGTTCTGCCGGGTCAAGGACGATTTCGACGGTTGGGACGTGGTCGGCGGGAGTTGCGAGCCGGACGATGGGTCGCTCGAAGCGACGGCCCGCCGCGAGGCCGACGAGGAGGTCGGCCTCGACGTAACCATCACCGACCTGCTCGCCATCAATCGGTTCTCGCTCGAACACGACGGCGAGACGGTCACGGGCGAGTGGGCCATCTTCGCCGGGACGACCCGAGAGTCGTCACTGGACGTGCAGACCGAAGAACTCCACGAAGCGCGGTGGTTCGAGTCACCACCCGAGCACGTGAACCGACATCTGGAACCGGCACTCGCCCAGTTCTCGCGTCGTCGCCGTTAG
- a CDS encoding class I SAM-dependent methyltransferase: MTDESERPLAHDAYERLAEGYDELGDTKPWNAYLERPATLSLLPDIEGARVLDAGCGAGHLTRELGTRGAAVVGLDASPRMLQYARKRAPDADFLRADLGSPLPFSDDSFDGIASSLAFHYVRDWDSLFAELRRVLTEDGWVVCSVQHPHADFEGYDDAENYHEIERVSAVWESFGEPVEVPAYRRPLSAIIEPALTNGFGLDELKEATPVEEFREIDPEAYERAATKPYFLCLRFRLE; the protein is encoded by the coding sequence ATGACCGACGAGTCGGAGCGACCGCTGGCACACGACGCCTACGAGCGACTCGCCGAGGGGTACGACGAGCTGGGCGACACGAAGCCCTGGAACGCGTATCTCGAACGCCCCGCGACGCTCTCTCTGCTCCCCGACATCGAGGGCGCGCGAGTCCTCGACGCGGGCTGTGGCGCGGGCCACCTCACGCGGGAACTCGGCACGCGCGGCGCGGCGGTGGTCGGACTCGACGCCAGCCCGCGGATGTTGCAGTACGCCCGGAAGCGGGCACCCGACGCCGACTTCCTCCGGGCAGACCTCGGGAGTCCACTCCCGTTCTCCGACGACTCGTTCGACGGTATCGCCAGTTCGCTGGCGTTTCATTACGTTCGGGACTGGGACTCGCTGTTCGCCGAGCTTCGCCGCGTCCTCACGGAAGACGGCTGGGTCGTCTGCTCGGTCCAGCACCCCCACGCCGACTTCGAGGGCTACGACGATGCGGAGAACTACCACGAGATAGAGCGCGTCTCCGCGGTGTGGGAGTCCTTCGGCGAACCGGTCGAAGTCCCCGCCTACCGGCGCCCGCTCTCGGCCATAATCGAACCGGCGCTGACGAACGGATTTGGACTCGATGAGCTCAAGGAAGCGACGCCGGTCGAGGAGTTTCGAGAAATCGACCCGGAGGCATACGAGCGCGCGGCGACGAAGCCGTACTTTCTGTGTCTGCGATTCCGCCTCGAATAG
- the mce gene encoding methylmalonyl-CoA epimerase, which translates to MHFDHAGIATDDATSMAALYADLFGFDVAHEEEFDGMQVVFLDTGNGYFELLEPLSDEGTIARYLGNRGAGIHHLAVATDDIEAALETARAHDVRLIDEEPRTGAWGHDVAFMHPKDTGGVLLEFVQH; encoded by the coding sequence ATGCACTTCGACCACGCCGGCATCGCGACCGACGATGCCACCTCGATGGCCGCGCTGTACGCCGATCTGTTCGGGTTCGACGTGGCACACGAAGAGGAGTTCGACGGGATGCAGGTCGTCTTTCTCGACACTGGCAACGGCTACTTCGAACTGCTCGAACCGCTCTCGGACGAGGGCACTATCGCCCGCTACCTCGGGAACCGCGGCGCGGGCATCCACCACCTCGCGGTCGCCACCGACGATATCGAGGCGGCCCTCGAGACGGCCCGTGCGCACGACGTGCGGCTCATCGACGAGGAGCCGCGAACCGGTGCCTGGGGGCACGACGTGGCCTTCATGCACCCGAAGGACACCGGTGGCGTGTTGCTGGAGTTCGTCCAGCACTAA
- a CDS encoding FAD-dependent oxidoreductase encodes MDETAVAVRDVRTVGPDTVALDLETPDGFDALPGQFVLLRAEVDGEELSRYYTLSSPTVGETFEITVGVDPDGDLTPWLADLDEGTEVRIEGPFGNVSYDDAGDVVVVAGGPGIGPAIAIAERAVEHGHEATVVYQDDEPAHEDRLVELEDSGALVQVFDDDADAEVGDAVVAASDRGELYVFGFQDFCELVQDALEEAGLDPDEAHVESFG; translated from the coding sequence ATGGACGAGACGGCAGTCGCTGTGCGGGACGTTCGCACGGTCGGTCCTGACACTGTGGCACTGGACCTCGAGACACCCGACGGATTCGACGCGCTCCCCGGGCAATTCGTGCTGCTCAGGGCCGAGGTCGACGGTGAGGAACTGAGCCGGTACTACACGCTGTCGTCGCCGACGGTCGGGGAGACGTTCGAGATAACCGTGGGCGTCGACCCCGACGGCGACCTCACGCCGTGGCTCGCCGACCTCGACGAGGGCACGGAGGTCCGCATCGAGGGACCGTTCGGCAACGTGAGCTACGACGACGCGGGCGACGTGGTCGTCGTCGCTGGTGGGCCCGGTATCGGCCCCGCGATCGCCATCGCAGAACGTGCGGTCGAGCACGGGCACGAGGCGACCGTCGTGTACCAGGACGACGAGCCGGCACACGAGGACCGCCTGGTCGAACTCGAAGACTCGGGAGCACTGGTACAGGTGTTCGACGACGACGCGGACGCCGAGGTCGGCGACGCGGTAGTCGCCGCCAGTGACCGCGGTGAACTGTACGTCTTCGGTTTCCAGGACTTCTGCGAGCTGGTCCAGGACGCGCTCGAGGAGGCTGGGCTCGACCCCGACGAGGCCCACGTCGAGAGCTTCGGGTAA
- a CDS encoding 2-oxoacid:ferredoxin oxidoreductase subunit beta has protein sequence MSSDVRFTDFKSDKQPTWCPGCGDFGTMNGMMKALANTGNDPDNTFVVAGIGCSGKIGTYMHSYALHGVHGRALPVGTGVKLANPDLEVMVAGGDGDGYSIGAGHFVHAVRRNPDMTYVVMDNRIYGLTKGQASPTSRSDFETSTTPEGPQQPPVNPLALALAAGATFIAQSFSSDAMRHAEIIQQAIEHDGFGFVNTFSPCVTFNDVDTYDYFRDSLVDLKEEGHDPTDREAAKKKILEGDKEYMGVLYQDEDSVPYHEVHGVTENMSEIPDGAPENAMDLVREFY, from the coding sequence ATGAGCTCAGACGTTAGATTCACCGACTTCAAGTCCGACAAGCAGCCCACCTGGTGTCCCGGGTGTGGTGACTTCGGTACGATGAACGGCATGATGAAGGCACTGGCGAACACGGGCAACGACCCCGACAACACGTTCGTCGTCGCCGGTATCGGCTGTTCCGGTAAGATAGGCACCTACATGCACAGCTACGCGCTCCACGGCGTCCACGGCCGCGCGCTCCCCGTCGGCACGGGCGTCAAGCTCGCCAACCCCGACCTCGAAGTGATGGTCGCGGGTGGCGACGGTGACGGCTACTCCATCGGTGCCGGCCACTTCGTCCACGCCGTCCGCCGCAACCCCGACATGACCTACGTCGTCATGGACAACCGCATCTACGGGCTGACCAAGGGCCAGGCCTCCCCGACCTCGCGCTCGGACTTCGAGACGAGCACGACCCCGGAAGGGCCGCAGCAGCCCCCGGTCAACCCGCTCGCGCTCGCCCTCGCCGCCGGCGCGACGTTCATCGCCCAGTCGTTCAGCTCCGACGCGATGCGCCACGCCGAGATCATCCAGCAGGCCATCGAGCACGACGGCTTCGGCTTCGTCAACACGTTCAGCCCCTGCGTGACGTTCAACGACGTCGACACCTACGACTACTTCCGCGACTCCCTCGTCGACCTCAAGGAAGAGGGCCACGACCCGACCGACCGCGAGGCCGCGAAGAAGAAGATCCTCGAAGGCGACAAGGAGTACATGGGCGTCCTCTACCAGGACGAGGACTCCGTCCCGTACCACGAGGTCCACGGCGTCACCGAGAACATGTCCGAGATTCCGGACGGCGCGCCCGAGAACGCGATGGACTTAGTGAGAGAGTTCTACTAA
- a CDS encoding DUF6517 family protein, with translation MDTRRGMAAVAIAAVLVTSGCLGFVMGEEPLEYSANKATVADGALGDSGTGYTERSVENQTIEINGTEVGIGDRTIIVDNWIAQYEKQDDFIDQQVGLFAVVSTHEVDVIGQPQNPVKNMSNSDLIDQVLGQYQTGYGDISNVRQTGTEQVTMLGQQTEVTIFTGETTLEGQTVEINLYVTKVKHGEDYVIAIGGHPTKLPNEEADIYTMMQNVRHDSDEE, from the coding sequence ATGGATACGAGGCGCGGGATGGCCGCCGTGGCTATCGCCGCAGTGCTGGTTACGAGCGGATGTCTCGGCTTCGTCATGGGCGAGGAGCCGCTGGAGTACTCGGCGAACAAGGCGACGGTGGCCGACGGGGCACTCGGTGACAGCGGAACCGGCTACACAGAGCGCAGCGTCGAGAATCAGACCATCGAGATCAACGGCACCGAGGTCGGTATCGGCGACCGGACCATCATCGTCGACAACTGGATCGCCCAGTACGAGAAGCAGGACGACTTCATCGACCAGCAGGTCGGGCTGTTCGCGGTCGTCTCCACCCACGAGGTCGACGTCATCGGCCAGCCGCAGAACCCGGTCAAGAACATGAGCAACAGCGACCTCATCGACCAGGTGCTCGGCCAGTACCAGACGGGCTACGGCGACATCTCGAACGTCCGCCAGACCGGCACCGAGCAGGTGACCATGCTCGGCCAGCAGACCGAGGTGACCATCTTCACCGGCGAGACCACCCTGGAGGGTCAGACGGTCGAGATCAACCTCTACGTCACGAAGGTCAAACACGGTGAGGACTACGTCATCGCCATCGGCGGCCACCCGACGAAACTACCGAACGAGGAGGCCGACATCTACACGATGATGCAGAACGTCCGCCACGACTCCGACGAGGAGTAG
- a CDS encoding 2-oxoacid:acceptor oxidoreductase subunit alpha: MAEDLNWAIGGEAGDGIDSTGKIFAQALSRAGRHVFTSKDFASRIRGGYTAYKIRTAVDPVQSVVDRLDLLVALTQRTIDENLDELHEDSVIIYDGERSWDAEYPDEITGVDVPLKSIAVDAGGAIMRNVVALGAACEITNFPIENLDEALKKRFGSKGEKLVENNKQAARMGAEYVRENYDLDTDYDLDTTDEDYVLLNGDEAIGMGAIAAGCRFYSGYPITPATDVMEYLTGRIEQYGGHVVQAEDELSAINMALGAARAGARSMTATSGPGIDLMAETFGLVATSETPLVIVDVMRSGPSTGMPTKQEQADINMALFGGHGEIPRFVVAPTTIAECFWKTVEAFNFAEKYQTPVYVLADLSLAVTEQTFTPDTFDMDAVEVDRGKVVDDDTIDEWLDDEGRFTPHANTEDGVSPRAFPGTAQGAHMSTGLEHDELGRRTESTEVRVEQVDKRNRKVETAKEQENFDYREFGNEDADNLVISWGSNEGALVEALDYLEEDGVDVRVLSVPYIFPRPDLTEEVEAADEVVVVECNATGQFADLIEHDVLQRVTRINKYNGVRFKADELAADIKDAISQEADQ; the protein is encoded by the coding sequence ATGGCCGAGGACTTAAACTGGGCAATCGGCGGGGAGGCCGGAGACGGTATCGACTCCACCGGGAAGATTTTCGCCCAGGCACTGTCACGTGCTGGACGTCACGTATTCACCTCGAAGGACTTCGCATCGCGGATTCGCGGCGGCTACACAGCCTACAAGATCCGCACAGCAGTCGACCCCGTACAGAGCGTGGTCGACCGACTGGACCTGCTCGTCGCGCTCACGCAGCGCACCATCGACGAGAACCTCGACGAACTCCACGAGGACAGCGTCATCATCTACGACGGCGAGCGCTCGTGGGACGCCGAGTACCCCGACGAGATAACCGGCGTCGACGTACCGCTGAAATCCATCGCGGTGGACGCAGGTGGTGCCATCATGCGCAACGTCGTCGCACTCGGTGCCGCGTGTGAGATCACCAACTTCCCCATCGAGAACCTCGACGAGGCGCTCAAGAAGCGCTTCGGCTCGAAGGGCGAGAAGCTCGTCGAGAACAACAAGCAGGCGGCCCGCATGGGTGCGGAGTACGTCCGCGAGAACTACGACCTCGACACCGACTACGACCTCGACACCACGGACGAGGACTACGTCCTGCTCAACGGTGACGAGGCCATCGGGATGGGCGCAATCGCCGCCGGCTGTCGCTTCTACTCCGGCTACCCCATCACCCCCGCGACGGACGTGATGGAGTACCTCACCGGCCGCATCGAACAGTACGGCGGGCACGTCGTGCAGGCCGAAGACGAACTCTCCGCCATCAACATGGCACTGGGCGCGGCGCGCGCGGGTGCCCGTTCGATGACGGCGACCTCCGGTCCCGGTATCGACCTCATGGCCGAGACGTTCGGCCTCGTCGCCACCAGCGAGACCCCGCTGGTCATCGTCGACGTCATGCGCTCCGGTCCCTCGACCGGGATGCCGACCAAGCAGGAGCAGGCCGACATCAACATGGCCCTGTTCGGCGGCCACGGCGAGATTCCGCGCTTCGTTGTCGCCCCGACCACCATCGCCGAGTGTTTCTGGAAGACCGTCGAGGCGTTCAACTTCGCCGAGAAGTACCAGACGCCCGTCTACGTGCTCGCCGACCTCTCGCTCGCCGTCACCGAGCAGACGTTCACGCCGGACACGTTCGACATGGACGCCGTCGAGGTCGACCGCGGCAAGGTCGTCGACGACGACACCATCGACGAGTGGCTCGACGACGAGGGCCGCTTCACACCCCACGCCAACACCGAGGACGGCGTCTCGCCGCGCGCCTTCCCCGGAACGGCCCAGGGCGCTCACATGAGCACCGGCCTCGAACACGACGAACTCGGTCGCCGGACCGAGAGTACCGAGGTGCGCGTCGAACAGGTCGACAAGCGCAACCGCAAGGTCGAGACCGCGAAGGAACAGGAGAACTTCGACTACCGCGAGTTCGGGAACGAGGACGCCGACAACCTCGTCATCTCGTGGGGGTCGAACGAGGGCGCACTCGTCGAGGCGCTCGACTACCTCGAGGAAGACGGCGTCGACGTCCGCGTCCTCTCCGTCCCGTACATCTTCCCGCGCCCCGACCTCACCGAGGAGGTCGAGGCCGCAGACGAGGTCGTCGTCGTCGAGTGTAACGCGACCGGCCAGTTCGCGGACCTCATCGAACACGACGTGCTCCAGCGCGTCACCCGCATCAACAAGTACAACGGCGTCCGGTTCAAGGCGGACGAACTCGCTGCAGACATCAAGGACGCGATCTCCCAGGAGGCAGACCAATGA
- a CDS encoding phosphoadenosine phosphosulfate reductase family protein, translating to MESTPAVDYTLGTGETAEDYPTVESRLERARGVVTTALTTYDNPVVCWTGGKDSTLLLWLVRQVAAERDLPIPPVVFIDHYQHFRETAAFVERWATRWKLDLHVARNRDFRTFEPGESVPVGALPERARRELRTVLDYDRDEFVVSADTTEGAHMLTTRALVDELENHGFDAVLTGVRWDEQYARADETFFSPRRDAPVPHDRVQPLLALGERDVWAVTWETMVPEAVVGYPMGHIPRNAADLPPDLSVSDLPVAPQYFHGYRSLGTASGSGRESDRPAWVLAGNGVPERAARADEPEAYMRRLRELGYM from the coding sequence ATGGAATCCACCCCTGCTGTCGATTACACCCTCGGTACTGGCGAGACAGCCGAGGATTACCCGACGGTCGAATCGCGCCTCGAGCGGGCACGTGGGGTGGTCACAACGGCGCTCACGACCTACGACAACCCCGTCGTCTGCTGGACCGGCGGGAAGGACTCCACGCTGTTGCTGTGGCTGGTCCGCCAGGTCGCGGCCGAACGGGACCTCCCGATTCCGCCGGTCGTCTTCATCGACCACTACCAGCACTTCCGAGAGACCGCGGCGTTCGTCGAACGCTGGGCGACCCGCTGGAAGCTGGACCTGCACGTGGCGCGCAACCGGGACTTCCGAACGTTCGAACCCGGTGAATCGGTCCCGGTCGGGGCGCTCCCCGAGCGTGCCCGCCGAGAGCTCCGGACCGTCCTCGACTACGACCGTGACGAGTTCGTCGTCAGTGCCGACACGACCGAGGGGGCGCACATGCTGACGACGCGGGCACTCGTTGACGAACTCGAGAACCACGGGTTCGACGCAGTGCTCACCGGCGTTCGCTGGGACGAACAGTACGCCAGGGCCGACGAGACGTTCTTCTCGCCACGTCGAGACGCACCGGTCCCGCACGACCGGGTCCAGCCGCTGCTGGCGCTCGGCGAGCGCGACGTGTGGGCGGTGACCTGGGAGACGATGGTCCCGGAGGCCGTGGTCGGGTACCCGATGGGCCACATCCCCCGGAACGCAGCGGACCTGCCGCCGGACCTCTCGGTCTCGGACCTGCCGGTCGCTCCACAGTACTTCCACGGCTACCGGAGTCTGGGTACGGCGTCGGGCTCGGGACGGGAATCCGACCGGCCAGCCTGGGTGCTCGCGGGCAACGGCGTGCCAGAGCGCGCGGCCCGCGCAGACGAGCCGGAAGCGTACATGCGGCGGCTGCGCGAGTTGGGGTACATGTAG
- a CDS encoding NAD(P)H-binding protein, which yields MTGATGTVGSPLVDALHDRGVQVRAAVRNPAIATLPSDAEVVADHADAFAPRR from the coding sequence GTGACCGGCGCGACCGGGACCGTCGGCTCGCCGCTGGTCGACGCCCTCCATGACCGGGGCGTTCAGGTCCGGGCGGCCGTCCGGAACCCCGCGATTGCGACCCTCCCTTCCGACGCCGAGGTCGTCGCCGACCACGCCGATGCGTTCGCACCGCGGCGCTGA
- a CDS encoding phosphoadenosine phosphosulfate reductase family protein — protein MSEFPDYLDVDYTDGEGESPADYPSIEHKLEKALDVTKKGLEQYENPAVMWTGGKDSTLTLYFVKEVAEQYDLDLPTTVFIDHYQHFDELMDFVEHWADEWDLEVKWARNSDVGQYVEENDLEPGDDIPVDALSEHNQHHIRNILEYEEETFPFLLDTYVGNHLLKTVALNDTLESEGIDGIISGIRWDEQEARADETFFSPRHDPDIYPPHDRIQPILQFAEADVWEAFWHFVVPETVEDYPDEGYVPQDYDDLPNGLTHADIPVSPKYFEGFRSLGSEVSTDKADQEPAWLQDLENTTERAGRAQDKEDLMERLRDLGYM, from the coding sequence ATGTCCGAGTTCCCCGACTACCTCGACGTCGATTACACGGACGGCGAAGGCGAGTCCCCCGCAGACTACCCGTCCATCGAGCACAAACTCGAGAAAGCGCTCGACGTGACCAAGAAAGGTCTCGAACAGTACGAGAACCCGGCCGTGATGTGGACCGGCGGCAAGGACTCCACGCTCACGCTCTACTTCGTCAAGGAGGTCGCCGAGCAGTACGACCTCGACCTGCCGACCACGGTCTTCATCGACCACTACCAGCACTTCGACGAGCTCATGGACTTCGTCGAGCACTGGGCCGACGAGTGGGACCTCGAGGTCAAGTGGGCCCGTAACTCCGACGTCGGGCAGTACGTCGAGGAGAACGACCTCGAACCGGGCGACGACATCCCGGTCGACGCGCTCTCCGAGCACAACCAGCACCACATCCGGAACATCCTCGAGTACGAGGAGGAGACGTTCCCGTTCCTGCTCGACACCTACGTCGGCAACCACCTGCTCAAGACCGTCGCGCTGAACGACACCCTCGAATCCGAGGGCATCGACGGCATCATCTCCGGTATCCGCTGGGACGAGCAGGAAGCTCGTGCCGACGAGACGTTCTTCAGCCCGCGCCACGACCCCGACATCTACCCGCCCCACGACCGCATCCAGCCCATCCTCCAGTTCGCCGAGGCCGACGTCTGGGAGGCCTTCTGGCACTTCGTGGTGCCCGAGACCGTCGAGGATTACCCCGACGAGGGCTACGTCCCGCAGGACTACGACGACCTGCCGAACGGCCTGACCCACGCCGACATCCCGGTCTCGCCGAAGTACTTCGAGGGCTTCCGCTCGCTCGGCTCCGAAGTGTCGACCGACAAGGCCGACCAGGAGCCCGCGTGGCTGCAGGACCTCGAGAACACGACCGAACGCGCCGGCCGCGCCCAGGACAAGGAAGACCTGATGGAGCGCCTGCGCGACCTCGGCTACATGTAA